A window from Ovis canadensis isolate MfBH-ARS-UI-01 breed Bighorn chromosome 4, ARS-UI_OviCan_v2, whole genome shotgun sequence encodes these proteins:
- the CEP41 gene encoding centrosomal protein of 41 kDa isoform X2, with protein sequence MSVRRHIGNPEYLTRRIPQNPRYQHVKSRLDTGNSMTKYIEKLEEIKKNYRYKKDELFKRLKVTTFAQLAIQVASLSDQTLEVTAEEIQRLEDNDSATSEPDAEITAKTNGNGSPGEQSPSPVQFINSEGAGDFSRSTLQSVISGVGELDLDKGLVKKTEPNTKDKPYPDCPFLLLDVRDRDSYQQCHIVGAYSYPIATLSRTMNPYSNDILEYKNAHGKIIILYDDDERLASQAATTMCERGFENLFMLSGGLKVLAQKFPEGLITGSLPASCQQALPPGSARKRSSPKVPPLPAENKWRFTPEDLKKIEYYLEEDQGPADNPSRLSQANTSGRDAKVPGTRSGQNLPVGGPASHQNPRSLGSGHLQGKPWK encoded by the exons GTAACAGTATGACTAAGTACATTGAGAAGCTAGAAGAGATCAAAAAAA ATTATAGATACAAAAAAGATGAGCTTTTCAAGAGACTGAAAGTAACAACTTTTGCCCAGCTG GCCATCCAGGTTGCGTCCCTATCTGATCAAACACTGGAAGTGACAGCTGAGGAGATTCAAAGGCTAGAAG ACAATGATTCTGCAACTTCAGAGCCTGATGCTGAAATCACTGCCAAGACCAACGGAAATGGGAGCCCTGGGGAGCAGTCGCCAAGCCCCGTACAGTTCATCAACAGTGAGGGAGCCGGGGACTTTAGCCGCTCGACTCTTCAGAG CGTCATCAGTGGTGTTGGGGAACTGGATCTAGACAAAGGGCTTGTGAAGAAAACAGAGCCCAATACCAAAGACAAACCTTATCCCGACTGCCCTTTCCTGCTGCTAGATGTACGAGATAGAGACTCTTACCAGCAGTGCCACATTGTTGGAG cTTACAGTTACCCAATTGCAACTCTGTCTAGAACAATGAACCCTTACTCAAATGATATTCTTGAGTAT AAAAATGCCCATGGCAAGATCATCATCCTGTATGACGACGACGAGAGGCTGGCCAGCCAGGCGGCCACCACCATGTGCGAGAGGGGATTTGAGAACCTCTTCATGCTTTCCGGAG GTCTAAAAGTCTTAGCTCAGAAATTCCCAGAAGGACTGATTACAGGTTCCCTGCCAGCATCTTGCCAGCAGGCCCTTCCTCCTGGTTCTGCCCGGAAACGATCCAGTCCCAAAGTGCCGCCCCTACCAGCTGAGAATAAATGGAGATTTACCCCGGAAGACCTAAAGAAGATAGAATATTACCTGGAAGAGGACCAGGGTCCTGCAGACAATCCTA GCCGGCTGAGCCAAGCTAACACTTCTGGAAGAGATGCCAAGGTTCCAGGCACCCGCAGCGGTCAGAACCTGCCTGTCGGGGGTCCTGCCAGCCACCAGAATCCCCGCTCACTGGGCAGTGGCCACCTGCAAGGCAAACCCTGGAAGTAA
- the CEP41 gene encoding centrosomal protein of 41 kDa isoform X3, with the protein MSESPHDGCPSKPEPDYRYKKDELFKRLKVTTFAQLAIQVASLSDQTLEVTAEEIQRLEDNDSATSEPDAEITAKTNGNGSPGEQSPSPVQFINSEGAGDFSRSTLQSVISGVGELDLDKGLVKKTEPNTKDKPYPDCPFLLLDVRDRDSYQQCHIVGAYSYPIATLSRTMNPYSNDILEYKNAHGKIIILYDDDERLASQAATTMCERGFENLFMLSGGLKVLAQKFPEGLITGSLPASCQQALPPGSARKRSSPKVPPLPAENKWRFTPEDLKKIEYYLEEDQGPADNPTLLPAFLLPPGRLSQANTSGRDAKVPGTRSGQNLPVGGPASHQNPRSLGSGHLQGKPWK; encoded by the exons ATGTCAGAAAGTCCTCATGATGGCTGTCCTTCTAAACCAGAACCAG ATTATAGATACAAAAAAGATGAGCTTTTCAAGAGACTGAAAGTAACAACTTTTGCCCAGCTG GCCATCCAGGTTGCGTCCCTATCTGATCAAACACTGGAAGTGACAGCTGAGGAGATTCAAAGGCTAGAAG ACAATGATTCTGCAACTTCAGAGCCTGATGCTGAAATCACTGCCAAGACCAACGGAAATGGGAGCCCTGGGGAGCAGTCGCCAAGCCCCGTACAGTTCATCAACAGTGAGGGAGCCGGGGACTTTAGCCGCTCGACTCTTCAGAG CGTCATCAGTGGTGTTGGGGAACTGGATCTAGACAAAGGGCTTGTGAAGAAAACAGAGCCCAATACCAAAGACAAACCTTATCCCGACTGCCCTTTCCTGCTGCTAGATGTACGAGATAGAGACTCTTACCAGCAGTGCCACATTGTTGGAG cTTACAGTTACCCAATTGCAACTCTGTCTAGAACAATGAACCCTTACTCAAATGATATTCTTGAGTAT AAAAATGCCCATGGCAAGATCATCATCCTGTATGACGACGACGAGAGGCTGGCCAGCCAGGCGGCCACCACCATGTGCGAGAGGGGATTTGAGAACCTCTTCATGCTTTCCGGAG GTCTAAAAGTCTTAGCTCAGAAATTCCCAGAAGGACTGATTACAGGTTCCCTGCCAGCATCTTGCCAGCAGGCCCTTCCTCCTGGTTCTGCCCGGAAACGATCCAGTCCCAAAGTGCCGCCCCTACCAGCTGAGAATAAATGGAGATTTACCCCGGAAGACCTAAAGAAGATAGAATATTACCTGGAAGAGGACCAGGGTCCTGCAGACAATCCTA CTCTGCTCCCTGCTTTCTTGCTTCCTCCAGGCCGGCTGAGCCAAGCTAACACTTCTGGAAGAGATGCCAAGGTTCCAGGCACCCGCAGCGGTCAGAACCTGCCTGTCGGGGGTCCTGCCAGCCACCAGAATCCCCGCTCACTGGGCAGTGGCCACCTGCAAGGCAAACCCTGGAAGTAA
- the CEP41 gene encoding centrosomal protein of 41 kDa isoform X6: MTKYIEKLEEIKKNYRYKKDELFKRLKVTTFAQLAIQVASLSDQTLEVTAEEIQRLEDNDSATSEPDAEITAKTNGNGSPGEQSPSPVQFINSEGAGDFSRSTLQSVISGVGELDLDKGLVKKTEPNTKDKPYPDCPFLLLDVRDRDSYQQCHIVGAYSYPIATLSRTMNPYSNDILEYKNAHGKIIILYDDDERLASQAATTMCERGFENLFMLSGGLKVLAQKFPEGLITGSLPASCQQALPPGSARKRSSPKVPPLPAENKWRFTPEDLKKIEYYLEEDQGPADNPSRLSQANTSGRDAKVPGTRSGQNLPVGGPASHQNPRSLGSGHLQGKPWK, from the exons ATGACTAAGTACATTGAGAAGCTAGAAGAGATCAAAAAAA ATTATAGATACAAAAAAGATGAGCTTTTCAAGAGACTGAAAGTAACAACTTTTGCCCAGCTG GCCATCCAGGTTGCGTCCCTATCTGATCAAACACTGGAAGTGACAGCTGAGGAGATTCAAAGGCTAGAAG ACAATGATTCTGCAACTTCAGAGCCTGATGCTGAAATCACTGCCAAGACCAACGGAAATGGGAGCCCTGGGGAGCAGTCGCCAAGCCCCGTACAGTTCATCAACAGTGAGGGAGCCGGGGACTTTAGCCGCTCGACTCTTCAGAG CGTCATCAGTGGTGTTGGGGAACTGGATCTAGACAAAGGGCTTGTGAAGAAAACAGAGCCCAATACCAAAGACAAACCTTATCCCGACTGCCCTTTCCTGCTGCTAGATGTACGAGATAGAGACTCTTACCAGCAGTGCCACATTGTTGGAG cTTACAGTTACCCAATTGCAACTCTGTCTAGAACAATGAACCCTTACTCAAATGATATTCTTGAGTAT AAAAATGCCCATGGCAAGATCATCATCCTGTATGACGACGACGAGAGGCTGGCCAGCCAGGCGGCCACCACCATGTGCGAGAGGGGATTTGAGAACCTCTTCATGCTTTCCGGAG GTCTAAAAGTCTTAGCTCAGAAATTCCCAGAAGGACTGATTACAGGTTCCCTGCCAGCATCTTGCCAGCAGGCCCTTCCTCCTGGTTCTGCCCGGAAACGATCCAGTCCCAAAGTGCCGCCCCTACCAGCTGAGAATAAATGGAGATTTACCCCGGAAGACCTAAAGAAGATAGAATATTACCTGGAAGAGGACCAGGGTCCTGCAGACAATCCTA GCCGGCTGAGCCAAGCTAACACTTCTGGAAGAGATGCCAAGGTTCCAGGCACCCGCAGCGGTCAGAACCTGCCTGTCGGGGGTCCTGCCAGCCACCAGAATCCCCGCTCACTGGGCAGTGGCCACCTGCAAGGCAAACCCTGGAAGTAA
- the CEP41 gene encoding centrosomal protein of 41 kDa isoform X1 yields the protein MSVRRHIGNPEYLTRRIPQNPRYQHVKSRLDTGNSMTKYIEKLEEIKKNYRYKKDELFKRLKVTTFAQLAIQVASLSDQTLEVTAEEIQRLEDNDSATSEPDAEITAKTNGNGSPGEQSPSPVQFINSEGAGDFSRSTLQSVISGVGELDLDKGLVKKTEPNTKDKPYPDCPFLLLDVRDRDSYQQCHIVGAYSYPIATLSRTMNPYSNDILEYKNAHGKIIILYDDDERLASQAATTMCERGFENLFMLSGGLKVLAQKFPEGLITGSLPASCQQALPPGSARKRSSPKVPPLPAENKWRFTPEDLKKIEYYLEEDQGPADNPTLLPAFLLPPGRLSQANTSGRDAKVPGTRSGQNLPVGGPASHQNPRSLGSGHLQGKPWK from the exons GTAACAGTATGACTAAGTACATTGAGAAGCTAGAAGAGATCAAAAAAA ATTATAGATACAAAAAAGATGAGCTTTTCAAGAGACTGAAAGTAACAACTTTTGCCCAGCTG GCCATCCAGGTTGCGTCCCTATCTGATCAAACACTGGAAGTGACAGCTGAGGAGATTCAAAGGCTAGAAG ACAATGATTCTGCAACTTCAGAGCCTGATGCTGAAATCACTGCCAAGACCAACGGAAATGGGAGCCCTGGGGAGCAGTCGCCAAGCCCCGTACAGTTCATCAACAGTGAGGGAGCCGGGGACTTTAGCCGCTCGACTCTTCAGAG CGTCATCAGTGGTGTTGGGGAACTGGATCTAGACAAAGGGCTTGTGAAGAAAACAGAGCCCAATACCAAAGACAAACCTTATCCCGACTGCCCTTTCCTGCTGCTAGATGTACGAGATAGAGACTCTTACCAGCAGTGCCACATTGTTGGAG cTTACAGTTACCCAATTGCAACTCTGTCTAGAACAATGAACCCTTACTCAAATGATATTCTTGAGTAT AAAAATGCCCATGGCAAGATCATCATCCTGTATGACGACGACGAGAGGCTGGCCAGCCAGGCGGCCACCACCATGTGCGAGAGGGGATTTGAGAACCTCTTCATGCTTTCCGGAG GTCTAAAAGTCTTAGCTCAGAAATTCCCAGAAGGACTGATTACAGGTTCCCTGCCAGCATCTTGCCAGCAGGCCCTTCCTCCTGGTTCTGCCCGGAAACGATCCAGTCCCAAAGTGCCGCCCCTACCAGCTGAGAATAAATGGAGATTTACCCCGGAAGACCTAAAGAAGATAGAATATTACCTGGAAGAGGACCAGGGTCCTGCAGACAATCCTA CTCTGCTCCCTGCTTTCTTGCTTCCTCCAGGCCGGCTGAGCCAAGCTAACACTTCTGGAAGAGATGCCAAGGTTCCAGGCACCCGCAGCGGTCAGAACCTGCCTGTCGGGGGTCCTGCCAGCCACCAGAATCCCCGCTCACTGGGCAGTGGCCACCTGCAAGGCAAACCCTGGAAGTAA
- the CEP41 gene encoding centrosomal protein of 41 kDa isoform X4 produces the protein MTKYIEKLEEIKKNYRYKKDELFKRLKVTTFAQLAIQVASLSDQTLEVTAEEIQRLEDNDSATSEPDAEITAKTNGNGSPGEQSPSPVQFINSEGAGDFSRSTLQSVISGVGELDLDKGLVKKTEPNTKDKPYPDCPFLLLDVRDRDSYQQCHIVGAYSYPIATLSRTMNPYSNDILEYKNAHGKIIILYDDDERLASQAATTMCERGFENLFMLSGGLKVLAQKFPEGLITGSLPASCQQALPPGSARKRSSPKVPPLPAENKWRFTPEDLKKIEYYLEEDQGPADNPTLLPAFLLPPGRLSQANTSGRDAKVPGTRSGQNLPVGGPASHQNPRSLGSGHLQGKPWK, from the exons ATGACTAAGTACATTGAGAAGCTAGAAGAGATCAAAAAAA ATTATAGATACAAAAAAGATGAGCTTTTCAAGAGACTGAAAGTAACAACTTTTGCCCAGCTG GCCATCCAGGTTGCGTCCCTATCTGATCAAACACTGGAAGTGACAGCTGAGGAGATTCAAAGGCTAGAAG ACAATGATTCTGCAACTTCAGAGCCTGATGCTGAAATCACTGCCAAGACCAACGGAAATGGGAGCCCTGGGGAGCAGTCGCCAAGCCCCGTACAGTTCATCAACAGTGAGGGAGCCGGGGACTTTAGCCGCTCGACTCTTCAGAG CGTCATCAGTGGTGTTGGGGAACTGGATCTAGACAAAGGGCTTGTGAAGAAAACAGAGCCCAATACCAAAGACAAACCTTATCCCGACTGCCCTTTCCTGCTGCTAGATGTACGAGATAGAGACTCTTACCAGCAGTGCCACATTGTTGGAG cTTACAGTTACCCAATTGCAACTCTGTCTAGAACAATGAACCCTTACTCAAATGATATTCTTGAGTAT AAAAATGCCCATGGCAAGATCATCATCCTGTATGACGACGACGAGAGGCTGGCCAGCCAGGCGGCCACCACCATGTGCGAGAGGGGATTTGAGAACCTCTTCATGCTTTCCGGAG GTCTAAAAGTCTTAGCTCAGAAATTCCCAGAAGGACTGATTACAGGTTCCCTGCCAGCATCTTGCCAGCAGGCCCTTCCTCCTGGTTCTGCCCGGAAACGATCCAGTCCCAAAGTGCCGCCCCTACCAGCTGAGAATAAATGGAGATTTACCCCGGAAGACCTAAAGAAGATAGAATATTACCTGGAAGAGGACCAGGGTCCTGCAGACAATCCTA CTCTGCTCCCTGCTTTCTTGCTTCCTCCAGGCCGGCTGAGCCAAGCTAACACTTCTGGAAGAGATGCCAAGGTTCCAGGCACCCGCAGCGGTCAGAACCTGCCTGTCGGGGGTCCTGCCAGCCACCAGAATCCCCGCTCACTGGGCAGTGGCCACCTGCAAGGCAAACCCTGGAAGTAA
- the CEP41 gene encoding centrosomal protein of 41 kDa isoform X5: MSESPHDGCPSKPEPDYRYKKDELFKRLKVTTFAQLAIQVASLSDQTLEVTAEEIQRLEDNDSATSEPDAEITAKTNGNGSPGEQSPSPVQFINSEGAGDFSRSTLQSVISGVGELDLDKGLVKKTEPNTKDKPYPDCPFLLLDVRDRDSYQQCHIVGAYSYPIATLSRTMNPYSNDILEYKNAHGKIIILYDDDERLASQAATTMCERGFENLFMLSGGLKVLAQKFPEGLITGSLPASCQQALPPGSARKRSSPKVPPLPAENKWRFTPEDLKKIEYYLEEDQGPADNPSRLSQANTSGRDAKVPGTRSGQNLPVGGPASHQNPRSLGSGHLQGKPWK; encoded by the exons ATGTCAGAAAGTCCTCATGATGGCTGTCCTTCTAAACCAGAACCAG ATTATAGATACAAAAAAGATGAGCTTTTCAAGAGACTGAAAGTAACAACTTTTGCCCAGCTG GCCATCCAGGTTGCGTCCCTATCTGATCAAACACTGGAAGTGACAGCTGAGGAGATTCAAAGGCTAGAAG ACAATGATTCTGCAACTTCAGAGCCTGATGCTGAAATCACTGCCAAGACCAACGGAAATGGGAGCCCTGGGGAGCAGTCGCCAAGCCCCGTACAGTTCATCAACAGTGAGGGAGCCGGGGACTTTAGCCGCTCGACTCTTCAGAG CGTCATCAGTGGTGTTGGGGAACTGGATCTAGACAAAGGGCTTGTGAAGAAAACAGAGCCCAATACCAAAGACAAACCTTATCCCGACTGCCCTTTCCTGCTGCTAGATGTACGAGATAGAGACTCTTACCAGCAGTGCCACATTGTTGGAG cTTACAGTTACCCAATTGCAACTCTGTCTAGAACAATGAACCCTTACTCAAATGATATTCTTGAGTAT AAAAATGCCCATGGCAAGATCATCATCCTGTATGACGACGACGAGAGGCTGGCCAGCCAGGCGGCCACCACCATGTGCGAGAGGGGATTTGAGAACCTCTTCATGCTTTCCGGAG GTCTAAAAGTCTTAGCTCAGAAATTCCCAGAAGGACTGATTACAGGTTCCCTGCCAGCATCTTGCCAGCAGGCCCTTCCTCCTGGTTCTGCCCGGAAACGATCCAGTCCCAAAGTGCCGCCCCTACCAGCTGAGAATAAATGGAGATTTACCCCGGAAGACCTAAAGAAGATAGAATATTACCTGGAAGAGGACCAGGGTCCTGCAGACAATCCTA GCCGGCTGAGCCAAGCTAACACTTCTGGAAGAGATGCCAAGGTTCCAGGCACCCGCAGCGGTCAGAACCTGCCTGTCGGGGGTCCTGCCAGCCACCAGAATCCCCGCTCACTGGGCAGTGGCCACCTGCAAGGCAAACCCTGGAAGTAA